One Capsicum annuum cultivar UCD-10X-F1 chromosome 2, UCD10Xv1.1, whole genome shotgun sequence genomic window carries:
- the LOC107859950 gene encoding sulfite exporter TauE/SafE family protein 3 codes for MMANGELKQKMKVFLVTAVWMLCWELFTISDVGINAERLLKDKLEPATYINYVEENNEMMRPQGFALRLVHFLWNGKSSYEHVWPEMEFGWRVVVGSIVGFFGAALGSVGGVGGGGIFVPMLTLIIGFDPKSSTAISKCMIMGAAGSTVYYNMRLRHPSLDMPIIDYDLALLLQPMLMLGISIGVAFNVIFADWMVTVLLIILFVGTSTKALFKGIETWKKETLMKKDAAKLLLESESKPESEEEYKPLPTGPLTSGDDTVPMLRNVYWKELGLLMFVWVGFLAIQIVKTNTVTCSVAYWFLNFLQVPVAVSVSLYEAVCLYKGTRVIASKGKDITNWKPHLLFFYCCCGIVAGIVGGLLGLGGGFILGPLFLELGIPPQVASATSTFSMTFSSSMSVVQYYLLKRFPVPYATYFVSVATIAALVGQHVIRRVIALFGRASIVIFILAMTIFTSAISLGGVGIANMIEKLENKDYMGFDNLCYQS; via the exons ATGATGGCTAATGGAGAGTTAAAACAGAAAATGAAGGTGTTTCTCGTAACAGCAGTATGGATGCTATGCTGGGAATTATTCACAATAAGTGATGTTGGCATTAATGCAGAAAGGCTTCTGAAGGACAAATTAGAGCCTGCTACTTACATTAATTATGTAGAAGAGAATAATGAAATGATGAGACCACAAGGCTTTGCACTAAGGCTTGTGCATTTCTTGTGGAATGGAAAGTCCTCTTATGAGCACGTCTGGCCG GAGATGGAGTTTGGATGGAGAGTAGTTGTTGGATCCATTGTGGGGTTTTTTGGTGCAGCCTTGGGCAGTGTTGGAGGGGTTGGAGGTGGCGGAATCTTTGTTCCAATGCTAACTCTTATTATTGGCTTCGACCCAAAATCATCTACAGCTATTTCCAAGT GCATGATAATGGGAGCAGCTGGATCAACAGTGTACTACAACATGAGGCTGAGGCACCCATCACTTGACATGCCCATAATTGACTATGATTTGGCTTTGCTCTTACAACCTATGCTAATGCTTGGTATTAGCATTGGAGTGGCTTTCAATGTCATCTTTGCTGATTGGATGGTCACTGTCCTCCTTATCATCCTTTTTGTTG GTACCTCGACAAAGGCATTATTCAAGGGAATTGAGACATGGAAGAAGGAAACGCTAATGAAAAAG GATGCTGCCAAGTTGCTGTTGGAGTCAGAGTCCAAGCCAG AGTCTGAAGAGGAATACAAGCCACTTCCTACTGGTCCATTAACTAGTGGAGATGACACT GTTCCTATGCTTCGCAATGTTTACTGGAAAGAATTGGGACTTCTTATGTTTGTTTGGGTGGGTTTCCTTGCTATTCAAATTGTGAAG ACCAACACCGTGACATGCTCCGTCGCATACTGGTTTTTAAACTTCTTGCAG GTGCCAGTAGCTGTTTCAGTTTCATTATATGAAGCAGTATGTCTGTACAAGGGGACAAGGGTGATTGCATCAAAAGGAAAGGACATAACAAACTGGAAGCCACATCTACTCTTCTTTTACTGTTGTTGTGGCATAGTTGCTGGTATTGTTGGCGGATTGCTCGGTCTCGGAGGTGGCTTCATCTTAGGTCCTCTCTTCCTGGAACTTGGAATTCCTCCTCAG GTAGCAAGTGCAACATCAACCTTTTCAATGACATTCTCATCCTCCATGTCAGTTGTGCAATATTACCTTTTGAAACGTTTCCCAGTCCCGTATG CTACTTATTTTGTTTCTGTGGCAACAATTGCTGCACTAGTTGGTCAGCACGTCATAAGAAGAGTAATTGCCCTGTTTGGGAGGGCCTCTATTGTCATATTCATACTGGCCATGACAATATTTACCAGTGCAATCAGCTTAG GTGGTGTGGGGATAGCAAATATGATTGAGAAGCTGGAGAACAAAGATTATATGGGATTTGACAACCTTTGTTACCAATCCTAG